CACGGATTTGATTTCCACTATACCGTCATGGATTTCCGGCACTTCTAATTCAAACAACCGTTTTAACAGGCCGGGATGAGTGCGCGAAACCAGAATCTGCGGCCCTTTGGTAGTTTTTTTAACCTCAATGATATATGTTTTCAGCCGATCACCATGTTTATAGCTCTCATCAGGCATTTGCTCGGAGGGACCCAAAATGGCTTCGGCTTTGCCTAGGTCTATGTATACATTCTTTTGCTCCATACGTTGGACAATGCCAGTAACAATATCACTTTCACGGTTAGAAAACTCTTCGTAAATCATACCCCGTTCAGCTTCCCGTATACGTTGTACAACTACCTGCTTGGCTGTCTGTGCTGCTATTCTGCCAAAATTCTTGGGAGTAACTTCAAGTTCGACAACATCTTCCAGCTCGTAGCGAGGATCCATAGCTTTGGCTTCATTTAAATTGATTTCGAGACGAGAATCGGCCACGTTATCAACAACAGTTTTACGAGCATATACGTGGATTTCACCAGTAATACGGTCTAAAGACACACGTACATTTTGGGCAGAGCCGAAATTTCTTTTATAGGCTGATATCAAGGCGGCTTCAATGGCATCAAACAGAACTTCCGGCGTAATCCCCTTCTCTCTACCTAATTGCTCAAAAGCTTGCATAAATTCAGCATTCACCAATATTCCCCCTATTCA
This window of the Methylomusa anaerophila genome carries:
- the nusA gene encoding transcription termination factor NusA; this encodes MNAEFMQAFEQLGREKGITPEVLFDAIEAALISAYKRNFGSAQNVRVSLDRITGEIHVYARKTVVDNVADSRLEINLNEAKAMDPRYELEDVVELEVTPKNFGRIAAQTAKQVVVQRIREAERGMIYEEFSNRESDIVTGIVQRMEQKNVYIDLGKAEAILGPSEQMPDESYKHGDRLKTYIIEVKKTTKGPQILVSRTHPGLLKRLFELEVPEIHDGIVEIKSVAREPGLRSKIAVHSRDETVDPVGACVGHKGMRVQTIVNELKGEKIDIVKWNVDPAKYIANALSPAKVVSVDVQENDKMSRVIVPDYQLSLAIGKEGQNARLAAKLTGWKIDIKSESQAAQLGNSSGQDPLLAEEELV